AAATAAGTTTGATGCCTGCATTCATTTTGCCGGACTCAAGGCCGTTGGGGAGTCTGTGGAAAAACCTCTGGAGTATTACGAGAACAACATGAACGCCACGTTCGTGTTGCTCAATGCAATGCGTAATAACGGAGTCAAGAACATTATCTTTTCTTCTTCGGCTACGGTCTATGGCAATCCGGCAGAAATCCCCATTACTGAGAACTGTCCCAAGGGCGCTATCACCAACCCTTACGGTCAGACCAAGTCCATGCTGGAACAGGTGCTGATGGACTTGCAGAAGTCCGACCCCGAATGGAATGTGGTGCTGCTGCGCTACTTCAACCCTATCGGGGCGCACCCCAGTGGTCTCATTGGCGAGGATCCTAACGGGATACCCAACAACCTGATGCCCTATATTTCTCAGACGGCAGTGGGAATTCGCAAGGAATTGGGTGTATTCGGTAATGATTACGATACTCCCGACGGAACGGGTGTTCGGGACTACATTCATGTGTGCGACCTGGCGGCTGGACATGTGAGTGCTTTGCAGGCTATTGAACGCAAGTGCGGCCTTGCCATTTACAATTTGGGAACGGGACATGGTTATTCCGTGTTGGACGTGGTCAATGCTTTTGAGCGGGTGAACGGGGTCAAGGTGCCCTATAGCATTAAACCCCGCCGTGCAGGGGATATTGCCACCTGCTATTGCAACCCCGAAAAAGCCT
The sequence above is drawn from the Fibrobacter sp. genome and encodes:
- the galE gene encoding UDP-glucose 4-epimerase GalE encodes the protein MKIAVTGGAGYIGSHTIIELDKAGHSVVVVDNLVNSCEESLRRVSKIIGKDVPFVKADVRDAFAMDALFKQNKFDACIHFAGLKAVGESVEKPLEYYENNMNATFVLLNAMRNNGVKNIIFSSSATVYGNPAEIPITENCPKGAITNPYGQTKSMLEQVLMDLQKSDPEWNVVLLRYFNPIGAHPSGLIGEDPNGIPNNLMPYISQTAVGIRKELGVFGNDYDTPDGTGVRDYIHVCDLAAGHVSALQAIERKCGLAIYNLGTGHGYSVLDVVNAFERVNGVKVPYSIKPRRAGDIATCYCNPEKAYKELGWKARFGIEEMCRDAWNWQKNNPKGYRG